GCAAGGCGAAGGTCTGCTAGGGCGTGAGCGGCGCTATGTGTGGTCATTCAGAGCTCTGCGCGGCGTAGAAGCTGCGCGTTGATCGCAACGACAATCGTGCTCACCGACATCAGCACCGCGCCCATCGCAGGCGTCAGCAGGATGCCCCACGCCGAGAGCGCACCGGCCGCGAGCGGGATCGCGACGATGTTGTACCCGGCGGCCCACCACAAATTCTGGATCATCTTCCTATACGTCGCGCGCGACAGCGCCACGAGCCTCGGGATGTCTCGCGGATCCGAACGCACCAGAACGATGTGTCCGGCCTCGACCGCGACGTCGGTGCCGGCGCCGATTGCGATGCCGATGTCCGCCGTGGCGAGGGCCGGCGCGTCGTTCACGCCATCGCCGACCATGGCGACCTTCTTGCCCTGCGCCTGGAGGGCGCGGACGCGTGATGCCTTGTCTTCCGGGAGGACGCGGGCGAATACGGTGTCAATCCCGAGGTCGGCAGCTACCGCCATCGCGACGGGCTCGGCGTCCCCGGTGAGCATCGCCACTTCGATGCCCGCCGCGTGTAGCGCGGCGATGGCTGCGCGGCTCTCCTCGCGGATCGCGTCGGCCACCACGAAAACGGCAATCGCCGCGCTGCCGGACAGCAAGTAGATCGCTGCTTGTCCGCGCGCGGATGCCTTCTCGGCCGCGGTCCGAAGCACGTCCGGCACGTCGGCGCCGAGCTGCTCGAGCAAGGCTGGCCCGCCGATCCGATACGGCGTGCCGTGCACGGTCGCCTCGACGCCGCGTCCCGGGATGGCGTTGAACCCCTCGACGGTCGGGAGCACCAGCGAGCGGTCGGCGGCCGTCTTCACAATTCCACGGGCAATTGGATGCTCGGACTCGGATTCGATCGCAGCTGCGATGGTGAGCGCTTCGTCCGGCACAATCCCGTCGCGGACCCCGAGGTCCACGACGCGGAACTCACCGAGCGTCAGCGTTCCCGTCTTGTCGAAGATGACGGTATCGAGAAGCCGAGCTTCCTCGAGTCCGCGACGGTCACGCACCAGTAACCCGCCGTGCACGCCCAGCGTCGTAGATATCGCCACGACCAGTGGCACCGCGAGGCCCAGCGCGTGCGGACAGGAAATCACCAGCACCGTCACCACGCGCGTGAGTGCAAAGTCAATCGGCGCGCCGAGATACTGCCAGACGGCGAACGTCACGGCCCCCGCCACAATCGCAACGACCGTCAGGATCTGCGCGGCCCGGTCCGCTAGGTGCTGGACCCGAGACTTCGAGCGCTGCGCGTCCGAGACGAGACGCATGATTCCGGAGAGCTTCGTCTTGTCGCCCGTCCCCGTGACCTCGATGCGCAATGATCCGGTGCCGTTGATCGTGCCCGCAATCACCTCAACACCCTCATCCTTCGTCACCGGTCGCGACTCGCCAGTAATCATGGCCTCGTTCACATCGCTGCGTCCCTTCCGGACGATGCCGTCCGCGGGGATGCTCTCGCCCGGCCGCACCACGAGGGTGTCGCCGGCGCGCAACTGGCCCACGGTGACGTCCTCCTCGCCGCCTTCGACGACTCGGTGCGCCATATCCGGGATCAGCTTCGCCAGTTCCTGCAACGCGCCGCTGGCCTCGGAGATTGAGCGCATCTCGATCCAGTGCCCCAGCAGCATGATCGTGATGAGCGTCGACGACTCCCACCACAGCGCCTCGGCCTCGATGAAGCCGAGTTCCACGACGGCGGAAAAGACGAACGCGACGGTGATGGCCAAGGAGATGAGGGTCATCATCCCGGGCAATCGACTGCGGATCTCGGTCCACGCACCGCGGAGGAAGATCAGCCCGCCATAGAAGAAGATGACCGTCCCGAGCAACGCTGGCAGTCGATCCGATCCCGGAAACGACGGCGCGGTGTAGCCGAGGAGATCCTGGATATGCTCCGCCCAGACGACCACCGGGATCGTGAGGATGAGCGAGAGCCAGAATTTCTGGCGGAACATCGCGGGGCTGTGTCCGGCGTGGCGATCGTGATCGGTGTGGGGCTGCAGGTTGGCGTGTCCCTCCGGTCCAGCGTGACTCGCGTGACTCGCGTGACTCGCGTGACTCGGAGTGGACGCGTGGTTGTGATCATGGTGCTCGGTCATCGGGCGGCCTCGTTGGGTTGAGCGAAACGGACAGACACACCGGCAACGCACGTCATCGAGCCGCTCCGGCCAGTGACGCTCGACGCGCCTTTTCCTCCAGCAGCAACCATCCCAGCGCCTCATCTTTGGTGCCGCCGGCCTTCATTACGTTCCAGTCTCTCGCAATCTGCCGCCGAAGATAGTCGAATACGTGCGGAAGGGCCACGCAGTGTGACGGTCCGCCGGCCGCCGACGCTGACGGCACCACCGAGCCGAACGCTACCAGCCTGGCGCGATGGCCGTGGCGAAGCTCGACACTGCCAACGTGCAGAAGTTCTCGCGCCGCGCGCGCGGCCTCTCCCGCACTGCAGCAGCCGAAGCGCGCCAGTGCCGCGCGCAAGACCGCGGGATCCCGGGCCGCGGCGTTGAGCTCAGCGACGCCCTCTTTGACCTCGCCGATGATCATGTCCCCAACGTCGGCAGAAACACCGAGCGCTTCATCGAGCACTCCGGCTTCACGGTCGTCGGCTGTCGCGGTCCCGGCTGCCGGCACGAGGTGCTGAGCCCGCGGAAACCGGAAGGCCAGGATGTCGAGATCGGTCCGCGTTCGAAGCTCTGTGTGGCCCTGCGGTCCAGGAACACGCGCGACAATCGGGAACTCGGCCACAGTGAAGTAGCCGTTCATTCGAAGATATGTTTCTACGAGCGCCACGCTGGTGTCCATTCGACCGGCCCCGAGGACGAAGTTCCGAGAGATGAGTCTTGCGCCAATAATCGCGTCCGTCAGCCAGATGCGTAGTCGCGAAACTCCCGATTTTACATAGGGTAAAGCCTGACGTGGCGAATCGCAGCCGCGGCCGCATCTCGCTGCAAGGCAATACCCGAGCACGGCTGGTCAAATCCCCGATGGTGTCCGCGTCCGGTACGCCCGAAATTGCGAACACGGGCGAAGGTCTGCCGAAAGCCGTTCCGTGGTGGTCTCGAGCAGCGCCCTCCCGCCGTCGGCCCAAACACACCTTAACCGGAGTCTGATATGCCATCCGAAAGTTCATCACTCAACGTTCGCGCATTCGGCCTCGCTGCGGGCATTGTCGCGGCGACGCTCTCGGCAATCTGCGGCGTCGCGCTACTGCTCGCACCGGACTCCACCTGGACGCTTGCGGGCTACCTCCTGCACGCGGATCTCTCGATGGTAGCACCCGTGGTCAGCTGGGTCGGCCTCGTGGTCAGCGTGCTCGGATGGGGGCTCATCGCCAGCGGCGCCTTCGCGGCGGCGGCGGCGCTCTACAACCGATACGTCGCGCCAGAGCGCTGATTCGCACGGGTGGTTCGTCGGGTACCAACTAGGCGTCGCGTCGGCCCTCGAGAAGCCGGCGGATTGCCGGCGTCTCCGCGCGCACGACGCGAATGCCCGCCGCCACGCACTCCCGGCGAGCGGAGAACTCGAGCGTGTCGATGAACCGCACGAATCGCGGCCGCAGCGTGAGGTCAGCCGAAGCGAAGCGAAGGTGCGCGTGCTGACGATGGCAGATCTCGGTGGCTCGCAGGAGCGCTTGATACCCATTACGAATCCCGTCGGCACGCTCGAGCGCCCCGGCATCCACGGCGACCACCGCCGGGAGACCGAACTCGCGTGCCACATCGACCGGCGCGAGGTCGGAATACGCGCCGTCCGCAAGGAGCCAGTCGTCCATGGCTAGGGGAGGCAAGACGCCCGCGAGTGCAGCGCTCGCGTACACGGCGTCATCGGCGCGTCCCGTTTTCAGCACCACGCGCGTCCCGCTCCTTAGGTCGGTTGCCGAGACGGCCACGGGGATGCGCGCGTCCTCGAGTCGCTGTTGCCCGAGGAGCGCACGCAGTTCGGCCCGCCCGGCCTCGCGCACATGACTACCTAGGCCCCAATCCCAAGCCATAGAGGCCGCCATGCGCAACGTCCGGATCGCGGAGCGAAGAGGCCCGCCCGATTCCGCGGCCCTGCCGTGCGCACCCGCAAGATCCGGTAGCTTCACGCGGCTCACCGCCGCATACCAGTCCTGGCGGAGGGCATATGCCACACCGACAATCGCGCCCATCGAGACGCCAACAATCGCCTGGGGACGGTAGCCGAGGTGCTCCAGACCTCGGAGCACACCGAGGTGGGCGAATCCTCGCGCGCCCCCTCCACCCAGCACGAGGGCGAAGGGCAGATGGGGGCGCGGATTGCCGGGCACGGGAATGGCCTCAGTGCATCACGAGGAACACCAGCGTCACCCAGTGCGTGTCCCAATCCGCGCCGCTCCCGGCCGGCGCGTCGGCCACGTGCAGGCCGCGCAGGTTCCAGAGGCCGCCGCGATCGATCGGAATGTGCAGCACCCCTTGGCCATCGGTGATGAACGTGCCGTGCCGCTCCTGTCCCGCCAGCGCGTTCAGGTTCGCGTCCGCAGGCCGACTGACCACACCGGCCTCAAGGCGGACGCCGCTGAGCGGTTGCCCGCCGAACAGCACACGCACGCGCAGGGTATCTCCAGGGTGCAACACGGACGGATCAGTCAGCGGCAGGAGTTCAAGCGGTTGGCCCACAATTCGGGACCACCCGCGAGGCCCACCCTCACCCACCTCGACGAACGTCTTGGCGTACTTGGCGTAGCGTCGCGTCACGCTGTCGCGAGGCACGCGTCCTTCCCGCTCCAGACGCGCCAGCACGGCGCCCGCTCCCTCGAGCTCGAGGTAGCGCCGGAATCCCGCCGCCGATTCGCGCACGGATCTCGGGACCGTCGACACCACAACCATCCGCTGGCCCGTCCCCGTCGGGCGGTGACGCAATCGCAGCGAATTCCCGCTGGCTTCGAAATCCACGATGCGTGTCTCGCCGGCCGCGTCCAGCACGCGTGCGTCCGCGACGCGCTCCCTGGACAGTGCCGACTCGCTCGCCGGGAAGGCGCTGCTGGTCTGGCCGAGGACGACCAGCTCGTCGCCGGGGGCGAGCCGGAAGCCGATCGGAACGAGCCAGAAGTCGTGCGCGAAGGCCGGAAGGACGCCGATGCCGAGGATCAGCACGGCGAGAACGACGGATCTGTACCGGAACGACCGCGACCATCGCTTGGCGTTCACACACTCCTCCGTTTTCTAGGTTTGGACCGCACCCGCATCTGGGCGTTGGCTCTTCGCGGCCTCCAACTCCTCCAACTCGCGCGGGTGCTCGTGTTCCATTTGGTCGCGCGAGAGCCGACCCGTGCACATTACCTTCGAGAGTGGGAACACATCCGGCCGTAGCATCACAAAGTAGAAGTGCCACACGACAATTGCGAGTGTCGCGAGAATGGCCTCGTACAAATGTACGACGGATGCGACCTGGAACGCCCAGAATGGAAACCGATTGAGGAACGGCACCTCGAGCCAGAGCACGAGTCCCGTCGCGGCCATCACCACCGTGCCCCAGACCAAGGCGAAGTACTCCATCTTCTCGGCGTACGAGAACCGTCCGACTCGGGGACGTACATCGGTGACGCCGATGTTATACCGAAGCGTCTGGATCAGTTCCTTCCAGTCCGGCACGCTCGGCGGGCCCAGCCGGAGGCAGCATCCGGCCAGGCACAGCGCATCGCGAACGCGTCGCAGCCGCGGAAGCAGCGCGCCGATGAGCGCGCGCCCGCGGACCGTGAGCGCGAGATATCCGAGGTGATACAGCCCACCCGCGAGCAATGCGAGGGCCGCGGTCCGGTGCGCCCACGCTCTCAGCAACGCACCCATGGACGGCCCCAAGACGGGGAGGGTCCAACCGAATCGCAGCGCAAACCCGCTCAGCACGAGTACCACGAAACTCGCTACGAGCCACCAGTGTTGGAGGCGCTCGTTGCGGGTGAAGCGCAGATAGTCGGCGGCGTGGGGCATTGCAGCGGGCTCCGCAGCTACACGTCGGCGCCGGTCGCGCCACGCCCGCTGCCAATCGACGACGTTATGCAAAGCCATCAGCGTGAGGAGCGCGGCAATCAGCATGACGTACATCGCGCGCACCGACTCCACGAGCCTGTGCCCGACCGTTGTTGGCGTATGGTGAATGCCACCAGCGGCGAACGTCGCCGTGGCGCCCACATGGCAGGATCCGCAGGTCGCACCGACGTTCGCTGGATGCGTGCGCGCGCCCGAGTCGGCAGCGCTGCGAATGTCGTGGTTGCCGTGGCAACTGGCGCAGTTCGCGACACGCCGGTCGCCGATCGCGGCGGCCAGTCCGTGGAAGCTACCGCGATAATCCGAGACCACCGCCGCGGTGAAGCCGTGGTCACCCGCGAGACGGATGTCGCCGTGGCAACTGGCGCAGTCCTGCGCGGAGCGCCGCAGGGCCGCGGCCGTGGCTTCCGACCCCCTCACCGCCTCCGTGTCGTGCCCGCCGTGGCACGACACGCACGTCGCGGCGTGCGGATTGCCGAGCTGTACGGCCGACGCGTGCACGCTCTTGGCGTACGCGGCCTGCGACTCCTCGTGGCAGCGGGCACAGGTTGTCGCGACGCGGTACCGTCCCACCGCCGACATCCCCACATCTCCGCCCCGCGCATCGTGCGCCGCGTGACAGTCCGTACACGTGGCGGCGGGCGCGCCATTTGTGGCGAGTGTCCTCGTTGCGTGGACGCCACCGAGATATTCGCGAACGGCTCGCACGTGACAGCTGCTGCACTGTCCGGCGACGTTCGCGCGGTGCGTCAGTGCCCTCGGATCCGTCACCGGGCGGACGCTGTGGCTACCGTGGCACGACACGCAGGTGGGTGCCGCGACGCGTCCGGCCGCCCGCGCGGCCGCGTGTGCGTCGCGCAGGGAAGTCGAGGCCTGAATGGCGTGGCACGAGGCGCAACTGGCCACGGAATCCGGCACGGCGCCCCGCTCGGCGGACTCGCCGACGTGACAGCTCCGACAGCTCAGCCCGACGTGCACACTCGCGGCCACGGCACTGGCCTGGCCAGACGCGGTCTCATGCCCGCGCATCGACTGAGCGACGGCGGGTCGGGCTGTCGCCAGCCACAGCAGGAGGACGCCGCAGGCCAGCGCTCCCGTTCGCGTCCGCACGTGGCGTTTCAATGGTGCTTGTACCATCCGACCCCCACGATCTCGTTCCACGACGTGGTGTGATGGCAGGCGGCACACTGCGTCACGGACGCATCTGGCCGCCGCGCCACACGCTGGGACACCATGGAAAAATGCTCCATCAGGTGGCTGGGTGGTGCGTTGTGGCAGTCCGCGCAGCGCGTCGAACGCGACGACGGGTGCTGAAACGGCGGGACCTCCCACGAGTCCGTGACGTGACACGCCTGACAGGCTCGGCCGAAATTCTCACGGTGGGGATCCACGGTTGCGTGGCAGCTCGCGCAGTCGAGCTGCGTACCTGGTCGCGTGAGCAGCACCTCATGATCCATTGAGATCGGGCGCGTCGCAACGCCTCGATGCTCGACGTGGCAGCTCGCGCAGGTCGCGACGGTGGTGTGAAACCGTGTCGGCTGTCGATCGAGGAGCGCTGGGCTCGACGCGTGGCACGAAACGCAGTTCGCGCGAACCACTCCCTCGCCGGGGGAGTGGCAGCCGGTGCAATCCCGCGCGAGGGGCGCGTGCGCCGCCGAAAGTGGACCAGGGCTGACGAGACTGAGGACGGCGGAGCGTTGCGTGGAACTCGCTCCGAGCCATCCGGCACCCGCGACGGCGAGCACACCAAGGAACACGGCGCCTACGGTCGCGAGCCCGCTTCGAGTCACCACCATCGCAGCCCCAGATAGATCGCGGCCGAGACGTGCAGCACGAAGACCGCCAGGAACGCGAGGGACACGACTAAGTG
This is a stretch of genomic DNA from Gemmatimonas sp. UBA7669. It encodes these proteins:
- a CDS encoding copper-translocating P-type ATPase translates to MFRQKFWLSLILTIPVVVWAEHIQDLLGYTAPSFPGSDRLPALLGTVIFFYGGLIFLRGAWTEIRSRLPGMMTLISLAITVAFVFSAVVELGFIEAEALWWESSTLITIMLLGHWIEMRSISEASGALQELAKLIPDMAHRVVEGGEEDVTVGQLRAGDTLVVRPGESIPADGIVRKGRSDVNEAMITGESRPVTKDEGVEVIAGTINGTGSLRIEVTGTGDKTKLSGIMRLVSDAQRSKSRVQHLADRAAQILTVVAIVAGAVTFAVWQYLGAPIDFALTRVVTVLVISCPHALGLAVPLVVAISTTLGVHGGLLVRDRRGLEEARLLDTVIFDKTGTLTLGEFRVVDLGVRDGIVPDEALTIAAAIESESEHPIARGIVKTAADRSLVLPTVEGFNAIPGRGVEATVHGTPYRIGGPALLEQLGADVPDVLRTAAEKASARGQAAIYLLSGSAAIAVFVVADAIREESRAAIAALHAAGIEVAMLTGDAEPVAMAVAADLGIDTVFARVLPEDKASRVRALQAQGKKVAMVGDGVNDAPALATADIGIAIGAGTDVAVEAGHIVLVRSDPRDIPRLVALSRATYRKMIQNLWWAAGYNIVAIPLAAGALSAWGILLTPAMGAVLMSVSTIVVAINAQLLRRAEL
- a CDS encoding DUF5676 family membrane protein, whose protein sequence is MPSESSSLNVRAFGLAAGIVAATLSAICGVALLLAPDSTWTLAGYLLHADLSMVAPVVSWVGLVVSVLGWGLIASGAFAAAAALYNRYVAPER
- a CDS encoding patatin-like phospholipase family protein, translating into MPGNPRPHLPFALVLGGGGARGFAHLGVLRGLEHLGYRPQAIVGVSMGAIVGVAYALRQDWYAAVSRVKLPDLAGAHGRAAESGGPLRSAIRTLRMAASMAWDWGLGSHVREAGRAELRALLGQQRLEDARIPVAVSATDLRSGTRVVLKTGRADDAVYASAALAGVLPPLAMDDWLLADGAYSDLAPVDVAREFGLPAVVAVDAGALERADGIRNGYQALLRATEICHRQHAHLRFASADLTLRPRFVRFIDTLEFSARRECVAAGIRVVRAETPAIRRLLEGRRDA
- a CDS encoding DUF4198 domain-containing protein; translated protein: MLILGIGVLPAFAHDFWLVPIGFRLAPGDELVVLGQTSSAFPASESALSRERVADARVLDAAGETRIVDFEASGNSLRLRHRPTGTGQRMVVVSTVPRSVRESAAGFRRYLELEGAGAVLARLEREGRVPRDSVTRRYAKYAKTFVEVGEGGPRGWSRIVGQPLELLPLTDPSVLHPGDTLRVRVLFGGQPLSGVRLEAGVVSRPADANLNALAGQERHGTFITDGQGVLHIPIDRGGLWNLRGLHVADAPAGSGADWDTHWVTLVFLVMH
- a CDS encoding cytochrome b/b6 domain-containing protein, with the translated sequence MSAVGRYRVATTCARCHEESQAAYAKSVHASAVQLGNPHAATCVSCHGGHDTEAVRGSEATAAALRRSAQDCASCHGDIRLAGDHGFTAAVVSDYRGSFHGLAAAIGDRRVANCASCHGNHDIRSAADSGARTHPANVGATCGSCHVGATATFAAGGIHHTPTTVGHRLVESVRAMYVMLIAALLTLMALHNVVDWQRAWRDRRRRVAAEPAAMPHAADYLRFTRNERLQHWWLVASFVVLVLSGFALRFGWTLPVLGPSMGALLRAWAHRTAALALLAGGLYHLGYLALTVRGRALIGALLPRLRRVRDALCLAGCCLRLGPPSVPDWKELIQTLRYNIGVTDVRPRVGRFSYAEKMEYFALVWGTVVMAATGLVLWLEVPFLNRFPFWAFQVASVVHLYEAILATLAIVVWHFYFVMLRPDVFPLSKVMCTGRLSRDQMEHEHPRELEELEAAKSQRPDAGAVQT